The DNA window TGAGCGTCTTCGCAGACCTCCCAAGTTGCGGATGGCTGACGGAACAGCAGCGGTTGCGGGTGCCCGGCCGCACTTAGTTGGAATGAATTTGTGCTGGCGAAGAAGGTGCCGACCAGTGCCGTGGCGAAGTTATCGTCGTGATTTAAGCGGCCGAACTCTTCGTTCATCTCCGCCACAAAACGGGCCTGACTCACATGATTCACGTACCTTCGCATGAGATCACGCAGCCCCAACGCACATTGAGATACGGCGACGCCATGCCCGCTGACGTCGGCCAGCAGTAGCCGCGAGATACGTCCTGAGACGCAGGAGGACAGGTAGTAGACGTCTCCGCCGCTGGCGGCGTTATCACATGGGCGAGAATACAGCCAAACGTCCAAGCCGGGCATCTGGAAATACTGCTCTACGCCCTGATTTCCTCCCCAAACTTCCATACAGCGCATCTGTTCGGGGGCGGGAATTGGCGACGTGTCAAGCGATCCGGTCATAATGAGGTCCTTCCCGATTGCTGGACAAACTCTTCAAATCGCTTCTGCGTCGCTTCTGCAGGCGGTTCATCGGCTCTCTCGGTAACGGCAACGCTCGGCGCAATGACAATCAGCAAAGCTGCGGAAAATCGCAAGTCAGATACCAACGACATGACAACAAATCCTCAATTTAATCCAGCGTTCTTTCGGACAAAATGTAAAGCGCTTCCAGCGGAGGCGTTTCGATTGACATGGCGTCCTGCAGGATGGCGATCACTTCAGGCGTCGCCGCTCGCAGTCTGGGCAGCTTGACTCCCTGCCGCGACTTGGCCAACGCACGGGCGACTTCGGGAGAATCCAGTACGGTCAATCCGAGATAGAGCGACTTCGAGCCGCTGGTCAGGATTTCCGCAGCTTTCGGTGAAAGCGTTGCCAGCGCCGGAAGTGTGACGCCGGTTCCGGATGTCGTGCCTTCCGCAAATCGCCTGGCCATTTCCGGTGAATCTAACACCGTCAATGCCCGCACGTTAAAGAACTGTTTATACCGGCTTAGCGCCGGCGCGGCTTCCTTGGAAACGGTCTCGAGGTTGGACAACGTCCAGCTGATCTGCCGGGCAAACCGCTGGGCGAGCGGCACGGAGTCGAGTTCTCTCAGTTGAATCTGCAAGACTCCGGGAACTTTCTCCAGCGATTCGGCCGCCGACGGTGAGAGCTTTTCCACCCCTGGGCCAGAAAGGATCAGGTAGGGCCCCGGAAACGAGGCGAGTGCGGCGGCAGATTCGTCCGGCAATTCACCCAGACCTTGAATCGCGAGGATCCCTTCATACCGGGCTAATTCCACAGTCAACTCTGGGGAAAGCCTGGGGAAGCCACTGGTTGAGAAACCAAAATCCCCGCCGAAGTACAACTTCGGCGACTTGCTGATCCTGGTGTGGCCGAGATCTTCAACGCCGCGGTTGAGTGATTTCACCAGAATTCGCGCCGCTTCCGGAGAAAGGTCGGTCACGTTGGGAAACATGATGTAACCGCCGCCCTGGTTCGTATCGGTCGGAGTCTCGGCGAAGGCGTCAGCAAACTCCGAAGGCAGAGCAGGGATGCCCAGGTTCAAGCGGAAGGTTTGCCGAGCCATCAGGCGGACCGTTTCCAACGAGACGTCCTGCAGCGAAGGGAAGGAAATCGAGAGCCAACGCTTCTTCAAGAGCAGCCGCGCCGTCTCGGGCGAGAGTTCTTCCAGACTGGGAAAATTCAGATCGCCGCTGGGACGAACTTCAACCGTGCCGTCACGTCGCTTGTACTCGGCGTCCGGCAAGCTGCCGAGCGCCGCGGCGGCCTCGGGAGAAATGGATGTCACACCCGGAAAACCCGCAGGCCCCACCCTTTCTGCAAGGATCGGAGAGTCCAGCGTTTTTAGACTAGGAAAGCGCGTGTTAGGGACTGTCAGGACGCCT is part of the Lignipirellula cremea genome and encodes:
- a CDS encoding PP2C family protein-serine/threonine phosphatase; this translates as MTGSLDTSPIPAPEQMRCMEVWGGNQGVEQYFQMPGLDVWLYSRPCDNAASGGDVYYLSSCVSGRISRLLLADVSGHGVAVSQCALGLRDLMRRYVNHVSQARFVAEMNEEFGRLNHDDNFATALVGTFFASTNSFQLSAAGHPQPLLFRQPSATWEVCEDAHDAATASRLRDIPLGVAGGVEYSQTKLSLAPGDMVLAYTDGLTETRVANDQLLGTAGLLKLVESLKVAPERLLFTLLSALREQSAATVGDDLTLLLARANGSRVPLRNNLLAPFRLLRRARDATRFR